A window from Xyrauchen texanus isolate HMW12.3.18 unplaced genomic scaffold, RBS_HiC_50CHRs HiC_scaffold_131, whole genome shotgun sequence encodes these proteins:
- the LOC127641667 gene encoding interferon-inducible GTPase 5-like: MDPSEDDSVITQEVLEDLKESISAQDLPSAADNIKHFLDQQDRVELNIAVTGESGSGKSTFINAFRGLEDDVEDAAETGEVETTKEPKAYKHPKYENVKFWDLPGIGTLKFKAQEYLKLVQFERYDFFIIIASDRFRECHANLAKEIKRMKKNFYFIRSKIDSSIDAAKRRKNFDEKNTLDNIREDCVNGLREIGVEDPDVFLISGWHLNKYDFNSLHERMETELPQHKRHVLMLTVLNITMEIIERKKKSLEKNISRVALLSAGAAAVPVPGLSVAVDVGLLVNETQKYKTAFGLDDESLQKISERSGKSIEFLTSVMKSVVCEGITAGSIILLLKQSSLYAAEEAVEEVLNFIPIIGSAVAAGLSFVAVSYMLKKILNEIAEDAKNVLLASQNNPM; this comes from the exons atgGATCCATCAGAAGATGACTCTGTTATTACTCAGGAGGTGCTGGAAGATCTTAAAGAATCGATATCTGCTCAAGATCTGCCATCAGCTGCTGACAACATCAAACATTTCCTCGACCAGCAAGATCGTGTTGAGCTTAATATTGCTGTGACGGGGGAATCTGGTTCTGGAAAGTCCACATTTATCAATGCTTTTAGGGGTTTGGAAGATGATGTTGAGGATGCAGCTGAAACTGGTGAAGTGGAGACCACTAAAGAACCCAAAGCTTACAAACacccaaaatatgaaaatgtgaaaTTCTGGGATCTTCCTGGAATCGGAACTCTAAAGTTCAAAGCTCAAGAGTATCTTAAACTCGTTCAGTTTGAGCGCTATGATTTTTTCATCATCATCGCTTCAGATCGTTTCAGAGAATGTCACGCTAACCTGGCCAAAGAGATCAAGAGAATGAAGAAGAATTTCTATTTTATTCGTTCCAAGATTGACTCCAGTATTGATGCTGCAAAGCGAAGAAAAAACTTTGATGAGAAAAACACGCTGGACAACATACGAGAGGACTGTGTTAACG GTCTGAGAGAGATCGGTGTAGAGGATCCTGATGTGTTCTTGATTTCTGGTTGGCATCTCAACAAGTATGATTTTAATTCACTGCATGAGAGGATGGAGACTGAACTCCCACAACACAAGAGACATGTGCTGATGTTGACTGTACTGAATATCACAATGGAGATTATTGAGAGAAAGAAGAAATCTCTAGAGAAAAACATTTCAAGAGTAGCTTTATTATCTGCTGGTGCGGCTGCAGTTCCTGTTCCTGGTCTTTCAGTTGCTGTAGATGTAGGTCTCTTAGTAAATGAGACACAAAAGTACAAGACTGCATTTGGTCTGGATGATGAATCTCTGCAGAAGATCAGTGAAAGATCTGGGAAGAGCATTGAGTTTCTTACAAGTGTGATGAAATCAGTTGTGTGTGAAGGAATAACCGCTGGTTCAATTATTCTTCTGCTGAAACAAAGCTCTCTTTATGCAGCAGAAGAAGCTGTTGAGGAAGTTCTTAATTTTATACCCATTATAGGATCTGCTGTGGCTGCAGGATTGTCTTTTGTGGCAGTTTCATACATGCTGAAGAAAATTCTGAATGAAATAGCTGAAGATGCCAAGAATGTGCTTCTGGCATCACAAAATAATCCAATGTAA